Part of the Henckelia pumila isolate YLH828 chromosome 2, ASM3356847v2, whole genome shotgun sequence genome is shown below.
TCCTAATTTTCTAACAACGTCTATATATGGCTTATCATATATAGGCTAGTTACAATTTTAAATTGTCGGTTCCAATTCTTGATGAAAAGTTCAATGGAATCAGAAATATATTATATCGGTTGAACACGTCCGGTTCCTATGCCATTATGATTTTGTTGTGTATAACTCGTTTGAGTCAATGTTTAGTTTTTCTGGATTTTGATGATCAAGAAAAATATAAGAATGCAATTTCTAGGTTATTAAGCAACCAAaccaattaaatttaattatctaataattaatcttattataaaatattattgctATTACATATTTACATTTTCTACCGACAATGGCATTCAGTTTATGTACTAAGATAAGTTGTCTACATATACTAGCTAGTACGATTTTGATTACGACTTTAACTTAGGACAAATTGAAGAAGACATTTGGCACCTTCTATGCTACAATGGATGTTATTCATTTCAATTTCTTCGGTTGTTCGCTCGAACATCACATGAAAAccacatgtttttttttcttttcttaattttagaAAACATAGACATCGTAGCGTACTCCAAGTTTTTGTTTcatttaattaaatgatttagaACTGATTTTGTGCAAATAGTACTAGCATCAATCAACAAACTAAATTTTACTAGAAATTCATGATGCAACATATGCGGAGTTTCAATTATGATTATGTATATTTGATCGTTTGGAAGAACCAATAATTGAGATCATTAGAGAAAACGTTGCTTGTTTGTTCCATCGGCTGATATTCAACATTGTAGGCGTAATGCTCACTAATGCCAATGCAATGGCTCGCGAACTTGCCCAACCTATAGTTAAAAATAATTTGAGTAGTATCATTTGAAGTTAAGAATGAGATAAATAATGTAAAGATAAGTAAcatattgtaataaaaagtaaataagaaatgatagttaatatagtatttgatttgattgatagattataatatgtttgatttgattgattaaattttatataaaaatagtaaattaccattttgacattttaataattaataaaatatggatattattatttataaagggtaatgtagtaatttaaaattaatgatttgattgatgtaggataaataattaatgagttgattgatgtaagatatataattaattgatggataaataatatgacaaaaagaacgtgagatgagataagataagttatacataaattaataatattgcaAAACAAACCGTACCCTAGGGTATGAACCTTgactattttataatttatattaaaaaggCTTTACAAGATTTTTTTTTCCCTGCTCTAATGACCTAAATAGAAATGCAAAATAAATTATCTAAGGTTGTGCTTGGATAAAAGGATTTTAAATCCAtgagttttaaatatatttaaatgtatttttgttGTATATAGAAGTAgcaacataaaataatatttatacccaataattttggaaaattaaaataaaaacatacatGTGGATTAATAAGAATTTACATTTTTCAGTAAAATTcgtaatataaattttacaaatacaataaaataagattttatataaacAGAGACAAAATTATGACTCGTAATTTAATCACAAAATTGATCAAtaaagaaaatatattattatttattcatcctTATTTTACATCATATAAAATTAGTTTAATAGTCCTCATTGGCCAACAGGAGCATAGGCGAGTTGATAtttggtaaggcctgaggtgatGTGAGAAAAAATTCTTCAgtgttgcgggttcgatcctcgtgtggaacatattctctgctgaaatattgtggggtatgcTTTTGGGGGTTGACCATGTTGCTCCCTCCCTCAGGtctctgccgctcgtgcacatcaaTCGATTTAaccccgcatgagccaatgagcTTTTGACTCATGTGGGATGAGGTCCCTTTTGGGTCAACCGTTTTATAAAAATAGTCCTGATTGATCCACGTATAATGACTTCTCACTACGTAAACATAATCTAAAAACAAAAACCGAACTTCTGAATATATAGACCAAATTAAACTAAAGTACTAGTTTTCCAAAATTCGATTATATAAAACCgatattttaagaaattttatttttaaaactgtAAATAGTATTCCATATAAATTCGTGTGTACTCTTTTGCTTATATATTGGTCGCATCTTTTTGTAAAAATTGAATATTGTAGAAGATCGGAGCAGCTCATGTTCTTGCAGCCTTTGGCCTGTCGTCCAAGGGGGAGAGTTTACAGATTTTTGTCCTATATTTCTCAGCTCCTTTCTATAACATGCTTCTGTgaaagttataaataatatgttCTTTATATAcaatatacacacatatataaatatacatacatacatgtatatatatatatatataaataaataaagaaaagcaTAAAAAAATGTCAcatatcttaaaataataatttttaccATAACACACGGTACAGGCACTCAAGGAGTGTAGCAACATTCAGTCTAACAGTGAATGAGTAATTCTATGTTACATTGAGAGTTTTCATTCGATGATTTTTTCATGAGAAATGAACGGACCAATATCTGACTTGAAAACAAATATATGAACGTCTCGTGTAAATACATAGAGAGAGTTTCTCCCACGTAGAATAGAAACCCACAGCGAGAGCTTAAATTTGCAGTACTGTAGCTGTAGATATATATGTATGAATCCATCCGACCTTATTATTAATGAAAGGGACCCCTCCGCACAACAGGACACAACGCCTCATGGCATGAGACCAGCAACACATCACTGTACATTTTCACTGTTTGAacacaaaatttaataaactaTATATGCACAATATAAGGAACATAATAATTACAatgtctcaaaaaaaaaaaaagtttgacAAGATACTCGATctatcaataatttatttattttactccATCCCATCAATtatgataattaaataaatttttaaaaagaagATAATTAACTAATTAGAATAGTGCAGCAGTTTAGTTCGTGAAGAGCCGTGGGTAGGGTCGGGTTAGAGTATAGAGATAGCATTTGCATGGAAAAATGATACAAAAAAATGGTGAAAATGTGGAGGTCGTGTCGACCGAGCGGGTTGGAAATAGTTACTGATAAGTGATAACTGATAACTATATGGAAAAGAATTGAAGAAATAATTAGAAGGTTTCTAAAGATGAGATTCACATCAAATAAGTTAAAATTGGTTTGTGTGGAAATTAAACTTTAAGGGAAATTTCTAAGTTTCCAACTTTGAATGATGTGGAATAATTAGGACTGTGATACTGTACCAAAATATCGAATTATTgggatatcgtaccgaaattttttcgatatacagacattttttttgtatatcaaatttttttttcggtatgtgtacggtatcaatatgaattttttcataccaaaatttcagaatttcggtATCGGTactgatatgaatttttttcatactgATATTTTTGGTACGGTATACCAAAAACTCACCTTCAGATGTGATATTTAATCGCCGAAGATGTATATGACATTTAAAATGAAAGACTTACGTGAATTTGCtatatttttatggattttCATAAAATCTAATATATTTGCAAATAGAATTTCATGGACTCGTGAGAATTATAAATCATTATGTTATCTACACATATATAATGATTTAGTATTTCGGATGATTCTATGCTACATCGGGTGAGATACACttcttttatgttttttattaagatgttcgcgtgaacatcttgctgaaaaaaaatcatgtgaACCCCGCCtgtattttttttgtcatttagcatgatatttttttgtcatttaggGAGATATTCGCACGAACATCTCAAAATAATTAGGAGTGTTCAtccggtgtagcatagaatcaCCCGTAAACGAATTTCCGTTTCAGCGGCGATATACAGAAATTGACTGCTATTGTGTACACAGCTTAAGAAATCCGATGCTTGACGAACCAATCTAAAGACTGCAAACTACATCATGGGTTCCAAAGATTCAACTAGAAAATGGATGCAAACAAAGGAGTAAGTCATGCATGTCAGCAAATAATTCAGTGAACATGAACTTAATATATATGGCAGAAACATACATCAGTAAATGGATAAAAATTAAAAGGGAGAGTTATGGCGGATGGTCCCATAGGGAATTGAGCTACATGGCTCCATGGTCGTGATATTGTTTGAGATTATCGATATATGCCATATTCAAGTCCATTTTCAACTAGTTCATCGGGATACTATTCATAACGAAAATATGCAACAAATTAGTATACAAGATCACacacatatatgatatatgtataaTGTATATATGTACAAAACTACGAGACGATATCATGGACCAGTTATGTGAGACGGGTCTGCTTTCGATCCGactaatgaaaaatattattctataacaaaaaatattattgtcaTTGTATATATGAGTAGAGTCGACACGTCTCATGGATATATACCTATGAGACCGTCTCGCAAGATTTAgatatgatgatgattatttatttttattttaatactctttttatatacataactagttaaaatattaataattacaataatttgatttaaaataaaatattagaaaATTTAAGAACTTGGATGAGTTGATCAAATATGTCACAACTTACTAATGTATTGAAGTACGTGTTGTGTgcttgtataatttttttataattaatttgatttatattcaaataagagTAATATCATGGTTGTAAAAAATATCGATGGACTAAACTgtaatttgaaatattaaaaaaaaaaacaaaagtgtAATATCTATATCACATCAGAACAATTTTGATAAAACAAAAGATGAAGTCTAAGAGACATATTCtttatatagataaatataaacaaTAATGGATAAATGATTAGATATTGTTTGAGATAACTTTGCTGATAGGAGGTTAAAAGATGCAGATTTTAGAGTATATATAAGACAATatctaataatttatttattatttttgtgatACATTAAAAGTTGCATGTGCTAAAAGAGAAATTTTTTCGAATTGAAGTTGCTAAAAACTTATCTCCGATCAATCACGTTACAAAGAACTTGACTATTTTGTccatgaagaaaaaaaatatggagAAAATTGATTATGTAAACTTATCAATACTtagacttcttaaactgttaGTTAGACCATATTCAAATAGACAcgtgaatttaatattttgttgGGATGTTCCTAGCTTTATTAATATTTGCTTACAACATGCTCTTTTTGAGGATATATTTTGTCTATCCATTTTATTGTGTACTTTCATATCGATGAAAAAATATGTGAATAGTATGGATTTTAAGGGCATAATTTTTTGTGCGCATCTCAAGCTTAACACAATGATATTAGGATTTTAACCTGTGTCATAATTATAGTTTGCTTCTTGTACATATCGGTGAATTTTTCGGACCACACACTCCAACCGCAATTATTGAaattaggatttttttttttcagaataaATTAGGATTTCATTATTTACTAGATGTTCACTTGCAAGATTCAAATACGCTCAACTTAAagagaattttatttatttatttatttttgaaagagaTATTTAGAAAGcttattcaaaatttgaatacaATGGGGggacaacttgaaaatcaattattgaAGTGGATCGATTTAATTAAATCCCAAGATTTAATTTGTCTGCTTACTCCGTTTTGTCTTTAAACAAGACAAAGCTTATTGTCTACCAGTGGACCTTTAcctcattaattattttttatttttgacgtatcattaattattttttttaaaaaaaatcatttattgggttatatttaatttttacggGCAAACTTAATTATTATCGGTGATCGGCATATGCACGAGTTGCGTCTGTTAtgcattttttgttttttgacaAAGCAATATCGAGAACTTATACAACAATTTTCCAATTTAGATTCGCGGGAGAAAATGTTTTTCCCTTCCTATAAGGCTATTGGTTTGTCCGTGTTGTTTGTTAGTATTTGCATTGATTTAGTTGCAATATGAGGATTATTTGGTGTCACATTGGAATATCAAGTAGATTTTTAcaatatatattacatattttAACATTATTAATTAGAGCAGATAAAAATTTTTCAATAACCGTCCGAACTGATCGCACCGCATTGaaccgttttttttttttcattttttaataaataaccgcagttttttttaaaatatgaaacCACACCGCCTCCATGGTgtggttatttatttatttctttatttttccaaaaatcGCCCGTACCGCACCGACTTACCTTATATAGTTACTTTAAATAATGTTATTAACGACccctaaatatataatatattcttTGTTTCTAACTTGCACTTTGTCATTTTCTCTCGTAGCATTCCTtctattttttctattttttctttcttaacacaacaaatatttttcaaacttaTTTTATAATCAAGATTAAAAATGAAACTTAAAAGCATCTTATTGATATtttttaactttattttttatgttatctATTTTATCTAATTATGTTTTGTACTATTTATGGTTATATTATCTTTAAatatgttatttattatttttttcaattattattttaaataatttgagaatttttttttcattctacttatcattaaaaaaaatcataaatcaacCACAACCGCTAAAAAACACAAAACCAATTTTATATGTATAATcgcaatttaaaaaaaataaaataaaatataatcaaaaaggacaatttggtttaatttttttaaaaaaaaaaacacaaaatcgCACCGTGATCACTCCTATTATTAATCATGTTGTCGAAATTCACACGTACTCCTGCCCACAAATTCTTGACTTCTGACAAATATATGACTAGACCTGGCCAAGGACCGGGTTGGGCCCGGACCCGGCCCGTGGTCAACTGGCCGGTTAACCGGGTCAACGGGCCCGACCTAGAACCGGGACCAGACCGGCCACTAGGCGGTCCGGTCCCGGTTTTCCCTTAGGAAAACCGCCCTTAGGAAAACCGGCAACCCGGCGGGTTGGACCCGCCGGGTTGAACGGGTCCGACCCGCCGGGTTGGACACGTGACGTCCATCAGGGCGCCAGATGATCCAACGGCCACGATTTTGTGGCCGTTGAAACCCGCCCGACCCGGCGGGTCGGCCCGCCGGACCCACCGGGTCAaccggaaattttttttttaaaacctatttgttatctataaataccctCAACCtccttttattttgtttacacaattgtctcttcattctctctattcttaattccttttaatttcttgaattatcaaaaatatcaagtttcgattattggtttattgtcaattgttgatttattttcatatttatacaattacaaatgttcggagcgggatcaagtcgtaggggtgacaaaggaaaaggaaaggaaaagagcatcataccacccgaggtcgagtatcctcaattcaatgtcgatggatttgatcttgaatattccaatgatgaaattcaagaaattcgacaagaggcgcaacaaagacaacaagttgaacaaccaccaccaccaccacgtcatcatgcaagtcaagaaagtatgaacgatccggcggcctctcaaagtcaaactcgagcggtgcctcgcccgacatccgatatcttcaccaaacacttcgacaaggtgacgctttcctccggtgatttgcaagccaaaagcaaatattgttcaaaatgttacaaatttaaacaaggaggtggttatggaactttgacgcggcatatcgagaaaaatcatccggtggaaattggtattgatcgtggtcaaactcaaattccggcattctcttctcaatcgggtaatgaatctcaactatttaagtataacgaagctagatttagagaagaaacggctaaattttgtgcggttgaacaactttcttttagttttagcgataaattatcttttgaaaattggctttctacaagtgcaaatccttctattagacgtattccaagaaatagtctcaaacgcacaatgaaaaagttagtcgttgatcaaaagaaaaaattaattaaggaattttatagtttgaataataaagtttctttgtgttctaatatttggagtgatcattgacaaagttgttcatatatgggtattacatgtcattggattgataataattggaacattcaaaaaaggttgcttgcatatagatgtttcaacgaatcacacacgacacaaaatatttcgcagcttatatttgttattttagaagaatatggtctaactaccaaagttttttcaatgtcttttgataatgttagtgcaaatacttctagtattagtgagcttattgaaatatgtaaaccatcactaggtgaaaaaaatttcatattagatgcacatgtcatattttaaatttatgtgtTCAAGATGAGCTAAAAAATTTAGGCACacatattcaaccaattagaaacgctattcattatttatggacgcACCCCCAAGTTATGAAGCAATGGGAAAAATTTTGTAGAGTAAATGGTATGAAGTCTAAGCGGTTTGCACGAGACGTTCCAACTTgttggaattcaacatataaattgttattatcctcttttgaatataaagatttattatgtacattttttcatcaatttgttcaagctcgtgatatttatttgtttcaaatcaatgaaacatatgcactagtatttgtgaaattttaaaagtttttaaggATGCTAGTGACCAATTATCCGGTGTTTATTACTCTACTTCGCATTTAGCTTTAACACATTGTTGCAacattgcttgtatttttcatgaacatgttaattctaatgatagtgttttatctcaatgtattctcgtcatgaaagcaaaatgggaaaaatattttttgctcattcctgaaatttttttatatgcttttgttttagatcctagacttaaattagatggcttaagcgacatgttaaacattatattatgaatctttgaagcctattgcggaaacgattccttctatctcattgtttttgtttaatattaaaactcatttacttgatatttataatgaatataacatcaaatatggtggacaaattgtttcacatgaaacacaatcCACAGCAACAAGTAATGTTACTTCTAAACTTACTAaagcacaacttttattaagggaacggacgaaacgtccacgaggatcctcaagttccagtcaggaacttgagaattattttaccactacttttgattttagtgacagatgaggaaaacttcgacattttgagatggtggtcgcaaaaaacacaaatatatccaattttggctataatggcaaaagaaattctagcttgtccgatttcaacagttgcagtggagcaaacatttagtattggaggaaatacattggacgagagacgttctagcttaaggccggaaaatttggaagcccaatgtttgctcaatgattggtcaaacgtcgctactcgaacacaacatattcaaagtgatgaagaagaccaagatGATACCGAAGGAACATCCGGAACTACGACGGGAGAAAATGCGAATGAAgtaaaataaaatgtaatacaTTTGTAATTTTAAGTCATAAGATATTAAGatattgaaattctaatatattgtttatttaataaatgtaataaatttttattatgaagatatgaaatatttgattgagattatttaataaatatgtcttattaaaaatctgtttaaaaatttaaaaaaaattaaatttcgaagGTGTctgcaaaattttttttttttttaaatagcaCGGGTTAGCCCGGACCCTGAACCGACGGTTAACCGGACCCAGACCGAAACCGCCGGTTCACCGATCCGGACCGGAACCGGTCATTGGCGGGCCGGATAAGGGTTGGTTAAAagccaacccggacccggaccgtggCCAGGTCTACATATGACGTTGCGCAAGATTATATCTCAACTCATTGCAATTGCACTTAAAAACAATTTCATTCTAACGAGGAATAACATccaaacaaacataaaaaattaaagtttcGATGAAATTCAATTCGCTGTTCGCGATCGTAACGCTAAGATCATACACTTCCACGATCCGAGTTGTATACCGTAACATTCGTATTCCATGGAAAACATCCAAACATTAGAATACTGGCTCAAGATCTATGTAACCAACATACTGCTAGGAAAATATCAGAAGGGTACCAAAGTGTGAGAGAAGAGGCACCAACACAGATATTTTGCTGTAAATGCTCATCAATACAACTGCAGCCAATTCTGAAGCAGAATTAAACCTGAAAAGAAGTTCGAAGAAGACAATCACCTGTTCGCAGCCCCACTGAATTAAACCAGGACAAGGGTCCATTCGACATTAATCCAAGTCTTTTTCTACCAAGAAGAAGCATAGGATTAAacaatggattttttttttaaaggaaagCACAATATATTAACCGAGGGATATGTTCCGCAATGGATTTGAAATGACATTCATCTCGTTTTTATTTGAATCCATCTCAATTGCGGATGGGTCGATGCTACCCTCAGGGTAGCACCACCAAGCTGATCTGGGCTGATCAAATCATTTGATCTGCAAACTAATCTGATCCGTCCAGATCAGTTTTTGGGTACTACCCTGAGGGTAGCACGTATTGAACCCTCAATTGCCAAGGGTCGGTTTGAAATTCaccaaatataaaatataaaatcatcaaaacattcaaATGGATTTGAAATACATGCTTTCAAACACCTCAGTTCAAATACAACCTTAGATGTTTCATCTTACATTAGTAACTCCATATCAAGTAAAGGACCAATATGGGAAACATTTTCTCATTGGACTTTGATCTGCTATAGACTCTGAAATAGGTAGCCTTACGTTTGAAAAAACCGTATCGAAACTATAGCcacattcaatattcaaattgaagTTTACAAGGAGCAAACTAGAGTTCGAGTTCAACAGACGAGATCATTGTGTAGCGCGGAGTCAAGCTGTCTCCAAGAAAAGCTTCCACCTCGATCATTTATTTCAAACATTTCAACGGAAAAGAGGCGGAATATAATACATCAGATGTTGTGTAAGACGTAGAGATATGCACAAATCATAAAACACCAAATCATCGAATATGGTAAAAATGAGACAAAAACCTATACCGATACACACTAGTGTCTGGCAGTGGATTATCTTCATTAGTTTTCCTTGCCAACTTTTACAGGCTGAGCTTCAAAACCCCCAGAAGATCTCTCCACGAGTGAATAAGGCATGTAAGTGCCGAGAATCCTATCCCACGTGACAAAGAATGGCTGTGAAAAGTTATACTTGTTGCCATATAGTTGATGGTGAATGTCATGATAGGCTGAGTTGTTTCTAAAGAAAATGTGGAATAGATTTCCGGGTAGCCATAGCCCACAGTGATCATCAACTGTTTTGATGGTAGCAAAGGAAAAGAAGAAGATGGAAGCTCGAGGAGACATGCCTGAGACCAGGAACGATAAAGCTCCACCGATTGTGTCAAGAAGAAGGCCCTCCACAGGGTGATTGTACAAAGCTCCAAAAGCATACGGGACAACAAGCCGGTGATGCTGAGAATGGATATGCCGATACAAGAATTTGTTGTGGTGCATGTAACGGTGCATGAAATATTGCCAGGTATCTAATACCACCATAGCGACAAAAAACTGTCGGGCAAGAACAATGAGTGACGCATGTTGAGCTTGTGCATCTTCGTTGTCACTTCCAGTAACCTACAAATACAGTTGCTATTTTAGAAATATCAAGGAAAGAATTACACGTGTAGTTGAGCTAGAAAAGCTCATATTTTAAAACATGGAACATAACTGGAAATTATTATTGCTTCAAAAGTTCAGATATGGAAAATTCAAGACATCCCAAAAACATTTCCTGGCAGGAACACTGTCCGGTATGTGTCTAAATATACAAAGCCCCAGAGAGACCAGCTCAGTTAAATAAAGAAATAGTCATGCTTCAGATGCATTTCATCCATTTAATCGCTCAAAATATTTCGAACTGTTCTTTTACCGAAACATTTACAATGGAATCCACTATGTAGCTTAACTATTGCACCACAGTGTTAATGCAACTGTTATGTAAAGCGCCCAGGTTAAAATCAATTTGGACACAATCTAtcactcttttcttttcttttttttgaaaaaaaaatctatcaCTCTTTTCAACGCCAGTACACATGATCAAAGATATTTATATGTACTCAGTCTATTTACTAGACTGACGTATGGAACTACTTTTTTCCCTAACATCTTCTCATGGTCgaagaaaatgatatttttaaactAGCAACATATGGATTTGATCTCCtgcaaaattaaaaatgttACGAGAAAGTGAACCCAACTCTTCAGGTGAAACTAAATGATATCTGTTTAGGGCTGCGGAGAACTATCAGGGAGCAAAAGTACAATAGTAGCACATTAACATGCGCCTCCAAATTCTCAACGTTCAATAAAACAAAGCAGCCAGTCATGGTATGGCAAATTTTTTCATGTCATACCCTATTTGATCCCCACATAAGGAAGTCATATATATAGGAATGAGAACATCTATGTCCTAAATGGACACAGTCTAATTGATGGACCCTTAAAACAACCGTACAGTACACTACAAATTCTACAAAAAATGGGGAAATTTGAAGGTTCTGAGTCTTTATGAAAGAAGCAACCAAAAACGAAAGAATTCAATTACCATCACTCGTCTATTCAATAGAATAGGAATGCATTTATACTTAGTTTCATTTAAAATTCCTATATTTGGATGTAAACGAAACAGAAAGAATATGGAAAGGTACTTTTTATCAATATGGCTCTAATCCCAGAGCTTTCAGACCTGCTGGTCAGTCTCCTCCTAATGAATGACATTAGGATTTAGCACGTTCCAAATTTTATAAAAGATTGGCAGACAGGGAGTTCTCAAAA
Proteins encoded:
- the LOC140880656 gene encoding sphinganine C4-monooxygenase 1-like; the encoded protein is MEIMKGWDVSDEILGTFVPIIVYWVYSGIYIMLGFLDNYRLHTRKDEDEKNLASKKDVFKGVLLQQAVQAVVATILFAVTGSDNEDAQAQHASLIVLARQFFVAMVVLDTWQYFMHRYMHHNKFLYRHIHSQHHRLVVPYAFGALYNHPVEGLLLDTIGGALSFLVSGMSPRASIFFFSFATIKTVDDHCGLWLPGNLFHIFFRNNSAYHDIHHQLYGNKYNFSQPFFVTWDRILGTYMPYSLVERSSGGFEAQPVKVGKEN